Below is a window of Cyprinus carpio isolate SPL01 unplaced genomic scaffold, ASM1834038v1 S000006466, whole genome shotgun sequence DNA.
tggattaacatttctgcatttgacattgagagcataggacgtaatttagatatatttttgagatggaaaaattcagttttacaaatgctagaaacgtggctttctaatgaaagattgctatcaaatagcacacctaggttcctaagagatgacgaagaattgacagaattgacagagcagccatcaagacAGCGTTCtatgttattacatgcagagtttttaggtcctataattaacacctctgtttttttcagaatttagcagtaagaaattgctcctcatccagtttttatatcgactatgtgttccgttagtttttcaaactaaaaaaaaagtttttccgggcctcgaagaaatatagagctgagtatcatcagcataacagtgaaagctaacaccatgtttcctgatgatatctcccaagggtaacatgtaaagcatgaagaaaaactgtcctagtactgagccttgaggtactccatactgcacttgtgatcgatatgatacctcttcattcactgctacaaattgatggcggtcatataagtatgatttcaaccatgctaatgcacttccattaatgccgacaaagttttctagtctatgcaaaagaatgttttgcatagatccaatagcactaatagagagatacatcCATGATCAAATGATAAGagtaggtcatttgtaactcaaaggagagcagtctcagtactatgatacggtctaaatcctgactagaaatcctcacagataccatttttctctaagaaggaatttaattgtgaggatactaccttttctagtatgttggacagaaaagggagattcaagatcagtctgtaattaactagttctttggggtcaatttgtgtttttttgatgaaaggcttaataacagccagtttgaaggttttggagacatatcctaataacaatgaggaattaataatagtcagaagaggatctatgactcatggaagcacctcttttaggagcttagttGGATCAGCCTTCCGTCACTGTCTGATacttaataaaactgtattaatctGTCATTTCAGATACCTTAACACGATTATGCGAATGGCCATCTGAGGTAAACTGTTCGTCATTTAACATAACTAATGTTGGCCTGTAGAAGTTTAACAGTATCGTTGCcacaaaaaagttataattatgccttttttaaataattattaatgaaaacattaaataaacttaccttaAAACAGTTGAAACCAGTGGCTTTGCCCCGTCTTCCTTCCAAAATGGCATTAACCGGAAAgatttaaccctctgaggtctagggggttttgggggcctggagaagttttgacatcccctgaattttgtgcttttttcagttgcttataaatatatacatggctaaagtctaataacactgtaatcagtacaaactgggctacaataatatgtaaatagcatgtatgtacatgattgtgtttttgagaaaacgtttatgcgtggttagtaaaaaaaaaaaatctagcagaAGTTGCAGAAGTAGCGTGTTGGTCCCGTCGGCGGCTGTAGCAGATGTtagctgtacgaaaagttatttttattaagtttttttagtacgtatgctgtccagtgatgccgGGAAGAGCgtgttgtgtggttggctgttttaacaacagcacaaaactacaggcctGGAATAAAACTGTTTGTAAAATTCACaaacctttgttgcacattgactgcccatgtttacggccatacggattacacagagttcCTGGTCGAGCGGAGGACCAAGATGTGCGTCAAAAGTGGATGAAACACATAAACCGAGATGGCTTCAAGCCAAACAAGAATACTGTGGTAAGTTTGGCTCTGACTGTTCATTCTGTTAATGCCACAGATTGCATGCAGTGGGTGtaacataagcccctttcacactgcaattccggcaaatacacgggtaatgtgtcctgccatttgtacccgggtcgctagattttgccttttcacactgccagtgattacccggaatatgtgcgtgcattcacacacaacccataaaggtcccgtgaagacacgtgatatcaggctgtgacatgtaatgtacgagtcgaaagcgctaggcacgttaactttcacttaagctggtgaatgATCTCAGAGTCAGCgcagaaagtgaggaactaactgatctctgctttgttacagtttgcacatatttgtttaatcGCGAACCCTGATCTGCCTTTAAAACACCCGCTAAAAGAGTCTACGGCACGGCATTAGTTCTgccttttgttcacacagcgctcgttccgggactgaacccggcaacgttactaggtccccgacccaggttcaatcccggaatcaatcccaggatgtgtttgctttcacacagaagtcgacccggcaatgttccggcaatttgccgggtccgacgtgcagtgtgaaaggggctatacagTGAAACAGCGCTAGCTAAGTTTGCTAGCAGTATCTTGTTGCTGTGTAACTGGAAGTTCCTCTCTTTGCATCAGCTTAAATGTTAGTCCTCATtgtttgctttggataaaaagataattaaactACTATGTCAACTATAAATAGATAGATGTTCATCCTTGCAGAAACCTAATATGTGCCATATAGTACATCTGATACAACAGGAGACTTATCACAAAAGACTAGACAAAACAAATAAGATGGACAGGACAGGATAAACAACAGTTTTGGCCCTCGTCCCCACAAAAAGAAGAACAATCATATACACCCCCTTTGACGCATCATAAATAGGATGGTAAAGTGCAATTGTGCATGTTTGACGTTAACTAAGAGAAAGTGCAGAGTGCTATTTAAAGTGCTGTCTTGTTCACACTTGTTTGAGAAGTACTTTTACCACCAATGCATCGCTCATAATGTATTCATCTTCATTACCACTCTAAGGTGTGTGGGATACATTTTCCTGACAGACAACCTACAAGAGAAAAGCCCTATCCTGTGTTGTTCATGGGTTATGAATGTCATGTAAGTAGGTCTCTTGGATAGCCATATTATTGCAtcacattttgttcatttaaatatgctTGATTGTCATGTTTAACTAATGCacctctcttctttttttccctttaggTAACACCAGCTAGACCTCCCCCCAAAAGAAGATGTCTTCAGCCATTACACCAGAACTCAACTACTGAACCTGAAGCTATGGAAACAGATGTGGATGTCAGGAATTTGGAGAATATGCCTCTGCAGACGTGTGATGTCGGAACCCAGTGGCCAGATCACATAGAGCACAACTACAGTTTCAACTGTGGTAACAAGCCGATGAAGGACTGTGGGACTCAAACAGATCAAACACCGTCAGTATCAGcacataatttaaataacaaagactttatattttatacaggTTTATGTGCTGACAGTTTCTGGCAACTTTTGCAAGTCTTGTCGACTTTTTTCTCACAGCGACTTAATACCAAATTGACCCTCCATGAacaatttttgcttgttttaatgaGACTCCGTTTGGGGCTATTGTTTACTGACTTGGGTAAACGATTTGGGGTGAGAAGAAGCACggcatttgaaatatttacattttggagACCAATCCTTGCAAGATTCATGAGGGAAAAGGTGATTGCTTGGTTGCCCGGGGATACACTGAACAGAATCAGGCCCAAGACATTTCACAAAAACTATCCTAAAGCCACATGCATCATTGACTGTACAGAGGTCTTTGTACAAAGGCCAAAGAACTTAAGAAAAAGATCACAAACTTACAGCAATTACAAACATCATAACACATACAAACTGCTATACTGTATAGCCCCCAATGGCTATGTCATGTTTGTATCAAAGCTTTTTGGTGGAAGGGCCAGTGATAATTTAATCACAAAGAACAGTGGTTTTGTTCATCACCTGATCCCTGGTGATGAGATTTTAGCAGATCGCGGATTCACTATCATGGATATATTGTCTCCAGGAGTGAGTGTAGCTCTTCCTGCATTCACACGTGGACGTAAGGAGCTGTCTGAACATGAGGTGACATCCACACGTCACCTAGctaatgtcagaattttcattgaGCGAGCAATTCGAAGGCTGAAGGTTATGTCTGGTAGGTTGCAAAGTGTTGATGAGATTGTAAGTATTTGTGCAGGGTTATGTAATTTGCAACCTCAGTTAATCCGTAACAGTACTGAATGAATAAGAAacacctgaaatgggtgtgtgtgtctgtgtgtgtgtgtgtgtgtgtgtctgtcaagtcaagtcatctttatttatatagcgctttaaacaaaaaaaattgcgtcaaagcaactgaacaacattaattaggaaaacagtgtgtcaataatgcaaaatgacagttaaaggcagttcatcattgaattcagtgatgtcatcatgcagctcagttcagtttaaatagtatctgtgcaataatttgatAAGCTTTCGTGACGATGCACAAAGCCGTCTTCTTATGCTGGTCTTCTTGGGCAGTCAGTCGAAATCACACCcctcagccgtgggcccctataatcgtcaccacctttcaccccactagcgacggccATGATACAGACTGTaaacaaagcaactgaacaacattaaatagaaaaaaatagtgtgtcaataaagcaaaaaggcagttcttcattgaattcaatgtcatcatgcagctcagttcagtttaaatagtatctgtgcaatcaagtcaacgatatcgctgtaaatgaagtgtccccagctaagcaagccagaggcgacagcggcaaggaaccaaaacgcCATCAGTgatagaatggagaaaaaaaccttgggagaaaccaggctcagttggggggccagttctcccctggccagacgaaaccagcagatcaattccaggctgcagcaaagtcagattgtgcagaagaatcatctgtttcctgtggtcttgtcccggtggtcgtctgagacaaggtctttacaggggatctgtctctggggctctagtcctggtctccgctgtctttcagggctgtagaggtcctttctaggtgctgatccaccatctgggctggatacatactggatccaggtgactgcagtgaccctctgacttggatacagactggatctggtggccacggtgacctcggaataagagagaaactaatatgagcgtagatgccattcagTACCTGTTGTatcaagtacatcgggtgttatgggaagtgttcccggttccggtttacctaattaatgcagcctaaaaatcctttaacggatttggatattagaagtgtattagtatgttatgtgtaagccgaagaaaaagagatgggtctttaatcttgatttaaactgcaagagtgtgtctgccacCCGAACAATgtaaggtaggttattccagagtttgggcgctaaataggagaaggatctgccgcccgcagttgactttgatattctaggtattataaaattgccagagttttgagaacggagcggacgtggaggattataatgtaacaagagctcgttcaaatactgaggtgctaaaccattcagggctttataagtaataagcaagattttaaaatctatacgatgtttgatagggagccagtgcagtgttgacaggaccgggctaatatgatcatacttcctggttctagtaagaactctagctgctgcattttggactaactggagtttgtttactaagcgtgcagcacaacaaccacccaatagagcattacaatagtctaaccttgaggtcataaatgcatggattaacatttctgcatttgacattgagagcataggccgtaatttagatatatttttgagatggaaaaaatgcagttttacaaatgctagaaacgtggctttctaaggaaaggttgctatcaaatagcacacctaggttcctaactgatgacgaagaattgacagagcagccatcaaggcttagacagcgttctaggtcattacatgcagaggttttatgccctataattaacacttctgttttttcagaatttagcagtaagaaattactcgtcatccagtttttaatATCGACtgtgcattccattagttttccaatttggtatgtttcgccaggccgcaaagaaatatagacatgagtatcatcagcataacagtgaaagctaacaccgtgtttcctgatgatatctcccaagggtaacatataAAGCGTGAAgcgtaacggccctagtactgagccttgcggtactccatactgcacttgtgaacgatatgatacctcttcattcactgctacgaattgagtggcggtcatataagtacgatttaaaaccatgctaatgcacttccattaatgccaacaaagtgttctagcctatgcaaaagaatagtgtggtcaatagtgtcgaacgcagcactaagatccaatagcactaatagagagatacaaccacgatcagatgataagagcaggtcatttgtaactttgaggagagcagtctcagtactatgatacggtctaaatcctgactggaaatcctcacagatgccatttttctctaagaaggaatataattgtgaggatactaccttttctagtatcttggaaagaaaagggagattcgagatcgatctataattaactagttctttggggtcaagttgtggttttttgatgagaggcttagtaacagccagtttgaaggttttggggacataccctaataacaatgaggaatcaataatagtcagaagaggatctatgactcctggaagcacctcttttagaagcttagatggaataggttctaacatacatgttgttggtttagatgatttaacaagtttatacaattctacCTCTCCTATAGTatagaatgagtggaactgttcctcaggggatctatagtgcactgtctgatgtgatactgtagctgatggctgcatggttacaattttatctctaatactatcgactttagaagtaaagtagttcataaagtcattactgctgtgatgttgagaaatgtcaacacttgttgatgctttatttttcgttaatttagccactgtattgaataaatacctggggttatgtttgttttcttctaaaagagacgaaaagtaatcagatttagcagttttttttaatgctttctgtgtaagataggttactttccctccaagcaatacgaaatacctctagttttgttttcctccagctgcgctccattttccgggctgctctctttagggtgcgagtgtgctcattacaccacagtgtcagactgttttccttaaccttccttaagcgtaaaggagcaactgtatttaaaatgctagaaaagagagagtccatagtttctgttacatcatcaagttgttctgaggttttggatatgctaaggaattgggatacatcaggaagattacttacaaagcagtcttttgtggtagaagtgatggttctaccatacttgtaacaagaagtagaatttacagttttagctatatgaaatttgcacaaaactaaataatgatctgatatatcatcgcttggctgcataatttcaacaccatcaacatcaattccatgtgacagtattaaatctagaatatgatttcgacaatgagtaggtcctgagacatgttgtctagCCCCAATAGAGTTctgaatgtctataaatgctgatcccaatgcatctttttcattatcaacatggatattaaaatcaccaacaattaaaactttatctgcagccagcactaactcgtatgtaaaatcagcaaactctttaataaagtctgtatggtgccctggtggcctgtatacagtagccagtacaaacatcacaagggatttatcattaacatttgtttctctggataattttatattaagcaccaatacttcaaacgagttatacttgaagcctgccctctgagaaatcctgaaaacattgttataaattgaagcaacacctccccctttaccttttggatgtggctcatgtttataacagtaatcttggggtgtacactcatttaaaataatgtaatcatcaagttttagccaggtttctgtcaaacagagtgcatctagattatgatcagtgatcatattatttacaaaaaatgctttcgtagaaagggacctgatattcaataagccaagctttatcatttgtttattcgtattgcatctgttttttatttgttgaacctcaataaaattgttgctcttaaattggtttggacgttttttgtattttctagcccggggaacagacaccgtctctatagtgtgatatctaggtgaaagagtctctatgtgctgagaattaactgacttctgtgactggaggcggatagcagacggtcggtttagccagtctgtctgcttcctgacctgggccccagttagtcaagtacaaactctaagactatgtgccatatttctagaaagaagagcggcaccaccccaggagggatgaagaccatctcttttcaacaggtcaggtctgccccaaaagcttgtccaattgtctatgaaatcTATGTTATTCTgagggcaccacttagacatccagccattgagtgatgacaatctgctatgtatctcatcaccacggtaagcagggaggggacctgagcatattacagtgtctgacatcatgcttgcaagttcacacacctctttaatgttatttttagtgatctccgactggtgaAGTCGAAAATCATTAGCGctggcgtgaataacaatcttactgtatttacgtttagcattagccagcacttttaaatttgctaagatgtcaggcgctccgGCTCCCGGTAAACACTGGACTATGGTTGCTGGTGTCTCTATATTCACGTtctgtacaatagaatcgccaataactagagcactttcatcaggtttctcagtgggtgcttcactgagtggggagaaccagtttaatgttttgatcggaacagaagagtggtgtttagacccacgactatgccgcctcacagtcacccagttgccctgctgcaaaggccctgttaccggaaccgaacaatgtacaggactccctgagctagacgcatccaaaggcagtgcaaataacaatagcaggagaagccattactcaccgtgcttgatgaaagattctaaccacagttgtttgatgaacttgtgaaaccggagagagagagagagcgagagagaggagaggaggaaagaaaaacagcgataggcacaaatggaaacgctaatgacaagctaacgagtgctaacgcgatgcaggtgcactgcactcgcggatttaaaataaaagtgaacaatcaaattaatcagattagattgatagataatatcagaaatatagtgggaattaagttatattttatcactttaaacaacagagagtgatagtaatataaagataccaaacaaaaacaaaaccaaaccaagcaataacaaacaataacaaaatcaaaCAGCAACCAAATTAACAACCTACAACAGATaatgtcagatcagcagtcttccccatgattgtgtagcctagtgaaccaaactgagagaccattttgaaggctcaggaaacctttgcaggtgttttgagttgtttagctgattggcatgtcaccatattctaatttgttgagatgaattgaattggtggttttttgttaaatgtgagccaaaatcaccacaattaaaagatccaaagacttaaactacttcagtctgtgtgcattgaatttatttaatacacgagtttcacaatttgagttgaattactgaaataaatgaacttttccaagacattctaatttattgagatgcacctgtaatataacccattaaaaaaactcacactgtgtctacaccggacgcgagtgGCACAATGCGACAAAACACAATAGAACCTATTATATACACTGAATATGACAACACCCCAATCAACAAAAACCCCATAAGTAAACTGATGCCTCATACTATTTGTGATGAACTGTACTGACACTACGTTCAGAGTGTAGACAGCACAACAACTGTctcgtccggtgtagacacggtcaGACAGAGTCTGCTCTGTTTCaaatggggaagttgtggcctaatggttagagagtttgactcctaaccctaaggttgtgggttcaagtctcgggctggcaataccatgactgaggtgcccttgaggaaggcactgaacccccaactgctccccgggtgccgcagcataaatggctgcccactgctctgggtgtgtgttcacggtgtgtgtgcactttggatgggtaaaatgcacagcacgaattctgagtatgggtcactataattggctgtatgtcatgtcactttaaaaaaaaaacaaaaaaaaaacagcggcAGTCCAAGATGGAAATATAGACTTGAAAAGATATTTAAGCTCAACCCCTAATTCCAACACACTTACTTACATAAAAGAtgacaaactaaacaaaaaaataacttaaagtcAAAACTCCAACTTTTTGGTAATATACATTATTCACAATAAcacaaaaatttatataaaaagctGCAGTCTGTTAggtttgcctctttgtcgccatctctgtttgaaatcTGCGATTGCAGCTGTTtgcggaattatcttccttgcaTGGATTAAGCTCCGACATGGCTCCAGTGCGGATGattctaatgttttgaggagcaTGTGTGGCTGTCAGTCGCCACACTGGTGTGTGGATACTGCACTTTGTATTCACAGATTCTACATCTTGAaagtatgacccaaataagaGTTTTCACTGGGTAATGTCATCTGAGCAAGTAACAAAAGCCACTTTTTGTGATTAAATCTAATgatcggttagctcatatcacatcaaaccatgccaattattatttttcaaattgttgACGTTAATAATATCAGCattgaatgagtgtgtgttttagcgtgtagatttcaatttctgtacagtctaatctctaattgtcgtCCTTACAACTCGTTCtctttgaaataaatcttttatcaTAACGAACATCAAATGAACCCATTTTTCATACACTAATACACATACagcaagtgtactacaagtgttaactaaatacatttttaaatacagagagtATGCTAAAAGCACATTATAGTTCGTATTCACGTTGTCTCAAAATAGGATAGTTAAGTACacttaattgaattaattaagtgtaattttcagcaataagaaaaaaagtgtttttaacttGTTGTTTTGTAGAACACAGTTATATATGATTTGAGAACAGCAGGGCCTGTAGATAGGGagtatgtattatttaataaaaatataattatcataattatcatCAATTTTCATACTTGGTTTATAATTTGTCAttaaaactgccagcaggtggcagcaggtcactgttaataagtgagtcattgcgattgaactgaatcatttaaatggttgattcattcaggaacaaaattgGAGTAGGGGTAGGCTGCAGACCTGGAGCTGGCAGATCTACGGCCCTGTTGTTCCTGATGCGTCCAGTAGGGGAGGCTGCAGACCTGGAGCTGGCAGATCTACGGCCCTGTTGTTCCTGATGCGTCCAGTAGGGGAGGCTGCAGACCTGGAGCTGGCAGATCTACGGCCCTGTTGTTCCTGATGCGTCCAGTAGGGGAGGCTACAGACCTGGAGCAGGCAGATCTACGGCCCTGTTGTTCCTGATGCGTCCAGTAGGGGGAGGCTGCAGACCTGGAGCAGGCAGATCTACGGCCCTGTTGTTCCTGATGCGTCCAGTAGGGGGAGGCTGCAGACCTGGAGCAGGCAGATCTACGGCCCTGTTGTTCCAGATGCGTCCAGTAGGGGGAGGCTGCAGACCTGGAGCAGGCAGACCTACGGCCCTGTTGTTCCTGATGCGTCCAGTAGGGGGAGgctgcacagtactgtatataagtCATCGGAACAGACTCAAACCAAACCAAATCTTGAAGCAACATGAAAAAGATGTATGTTAAATACTTGTTAAAGTTATTGTTGTTCAAAAATCGTGCAACGAGTATAATTTATAAGCGATTAGCTAAAGGTCGATATCAATTCATTTCAATATGTCAATAGACATCTAGGTCTATATAATTCATATGCAAAGACAATATTGACTGTCAGGTTGATGGGTTGGCTCAATTTTAGCTAACCATGTGTAAGCTTAGCTGCCTCATATTATTCTATGTACTCGCTCTGTTTCACTCACtttcttatttaatttacttttaaatattttggtgtCTGTTTCTAGCTTGTGTGAGATGGCCTTTTCTGGTAAGATATTCTTCTAACCCTGTTTACTCTTTACACACTCCACATGGATTTTGCAGCAACATAATAGTACATGTTGGATATGTATGAACATACAAAAGACAGATTTATAATAGGCCTAacattatgtgtgtgtaaatctcTAAGTACAGAGAATTTAACTGcacattttaacttattttttacagCAAGCAATTAAAAGATTAAGTTTATATTAAGAAAACAAATTATTCACTATCAATAACTGACCACCAACAATAACGAACATCATAAATCCCACATTAAAAACTTTGGTCACATATGGTTTGAACGTAAAATTTGATTTGAGTTGTTTCTTATAAATGAGATAATCTAATTATCTATTATC
It encodes the following:
- the LOC109061167 gene encoding uncharacterized protein LOC109061167: MPGRACCVVGCFNNSTKLQAWNKTVCKIHKPLLHIDCPCLRPYGLHRVPGRAEDQDVRQKWMKHINRDGFKPNKNTVVCGIHFPDRQPTREKPYPVLFMGYECHVTPARPPPKRRCLQPLHQNSTTEPEAMETDVDVRNLENMPLQTCDVGTQWPDHIEHNYSFNCGNKPMKDCGTQTDQTPSVSAHNLNNKDFIFYTGLCADSFWQLLQVLSTFFSQRLNTKLTLHEQFLLVLMRLRLGLLFTDLGKRFGVRRSTAFEIFTFWRPILARFMREKVIAWLPGDTLNRIRPKTFHKNYPKATCIIDCTEVFVQRPKNLRKRSQTYSNYKHHNTYKLLYCIAPNGYVMFVSKLFGGRASDNLITKNSGFVHHLIPGDEILADRGFTIMDILSPGVSVALPAFTRGRKELSEHEVTSTRHLANVRIFIERAIRRLKVMSGRLQSVDEIVSICAGLCNLQPQLIRNSTE